Proteins encoded together in one Microbacterium sp. ABRD28 window:
- a CDS encoding aminoglycoside phosphotransferase family protein, producing MTGEHPIGDIDASRIDEDLVRSLIAEQFPAWVDLPVRGVPYGGNDHRMFRLGDALSVRLPSAPGYVPQVAKEQRWLPHLSRSLPLPIPTLHGIGRPSRAFPGPWSIYGWIEGDPAAVVEIDDTREFAADLAAFLVALRAVDAADGPAAGLHSGYRGGPLAHYHDETVAIVDRVSGRERDLAEGIWRDALAAAFDGPPVWVHGDMSINNLLVREGRLGAVVDFGCSAVGDPACDTVIVWTFFDGPAAAVFRRDLTVDDGTWARGRGWALWKALLMIDSPHPAHVSEARRVLDRLFEGA from the coding sequence GTGACCGGGGAGCATCCGATCGGCGACATCGATGCATCGCGAATCGACGAAGATCTCGTCCGGTCGTTGATCGCCGAGCAGTTCCCCGCATGGGTCGACCTGCCGGTGCGCGGTGTGCCGTACGGCGGGAACGACCACCGCATGTTCCGCCTCGGAGATGCACTCTCGGTCCGCCTGCCCTCGGCGCCCGGATACGTACCGCAGGTGGCGAAGGAGCAACGGTGGCTGCCGCACCTCTCGCGATCGTTGCCGCTTCCGATCCCGACCCTGCACGGCATCGGACGCCCCTCCCGCGCCTTTCCGGGCCCGTGGTCGATCTACGGCTGGATCGAGGGCGACCCGGCAGCTGTCGTCGAGATCGATGACACCCGGGAGTTCGCTGCCGACCTCGCCGCCTTTCTCGTCGCCCTCCGCGCCGTGGACGCCGCCGATGGCCCGGCCGCGGGTCTGCACAGCGGTTACCGCGGTGGTCCCCTGGCGCACTACCACGACGAGACGGTGGCGATCGTCGATCGTGTCTCCGGCCGGGAGCGCGACCTCGCCGAGGGGATCTGGCGAGACGCCCTCGCCGCAGCCTTCGACGGGCCGCCGGTGTGGGTGCACGGTGATATGTCCATCAACAACCTGCTGGTCCGCGAGGGACGGCTCGGCGCGGTGGTGGACTTCGGATGCAGCGCCGTCGGCGATCCCGCCTGCGACACCGTCATCGTGTGGACCTTCTTCGACGGACCCGCGGCGGCGGTCTTCCGCCGTGATCTCACCGTCGACGACGGAACATGGGCTCGCGGACGCGGCTGGGCGCTGTGGAAGGCGCTTCTCATGATCGACAGCCCGCATCCTGCGCACGTGTCGGAGGCGCGGCGCGTGCTGGACCGGCTGTTCGAGGGGGCGTGA
- a CDS encoding SDR family NAD(P)-dependent oxidoreductase produces MRRTSQDDPARGAVVLITGGARGMGELYARRAVAAGARAVALWDIDEERATALAADLGRSGVDVRAYAVDVSQPESIRDGVARVRDDVGAPDILINNAGIVRGAPFWEHDPVRDIEATMRINTLAAMWLTREVLPHMIADRSRPKRILNIASAAGTLANPRMSVYAASKWAMIGWSESVRLELAAAGHRHIAVTTFCPSYVSTGMFAGARGPLLTPIMTPVQATAAAWRGMRRGTPMVLRPWTVKLAMALRGVLPTRAWDAIAGRVFRVYSSMDAFTGRGGD; encoded by the coding sequence ATGAGGCGGACCAGCCAAGACGACCCGGCGCGCGGCGCCGTCGTGCTCATCACCGGCGGCGCGCGGGGGATGGGTGAGTTGTACGCGCGGCGAGCGGTCGCCGCCGGCGCCCGCGCCGTGGCGCTGTGGGACATCGATGAAGAGCGGGCGACCGCACTGGCGGCCGACCTCGGCCGGTCGGGCGTGGACGTGCGCGCCTACGCCGTCGACGTCTCGCAGCCGGAGTCGATCCGCGACGGGGTCGCACGTGTGCGCGACGACGTCGGGGCACCCGACATCCTGATCAACAACGCCGGCATCGTCCGTGGGGCGCCGTTCTGGGAGCACGACCCCGTCCGCGACATCGAGGCGACGATGCGGATCAACACGCTCGCGGCGATGTGGCTCACCCGGGAGGTGCTCCCCCACATGATCGCCGACCGCTCGCGGCCGAAGCGCATCCTCAACATCGCCTCGGCCGCCGGGACCCTCGCCAACCCGCGCATGAGCGTGTACGCCGCGTCGAAGTGGGCGATGATCGGGTGGAGCGAGTCGGTGCGGCTGGAGCTCGCCGCCGCCGGTCACCGCCACATCGCGGTGACGACCTTCTGCCCGAGCTACGTGTCGACCGGCATGTTCGCCGGCGCCCGCGGGCCCCTGCTGACCCCCATCATGACCCCGGTCCAGGCGACCGCGGCCGCCTGGCGTGGAATGCGCCGCGGCACGCCGATGGTGCTGCGCCCCTGGACGGTGAAGCTCGCGATGGCCCTCCGCGGCGTGCTGCCGACGAGGGCCTGGGATGCCATCGCGGGCCGGGTGTTCCGCGTCTATTCGTCGATGGACGCCTTCACCGGACGCGGTGGCGACTGA
- a CDS encoding sulfite oxidase-like oxidoreductase — protein sequence MAQFTRGFGSRRRDADPDLPPGQYLTTDFPVLSAGPTPRIPLSEWSFSIRTETGETARWSWDDFTALPSEEVSTDIHCVTRWSKLGTSWRGVALDTLFEDVETSFDYVMAHSYGGYTTNVPLEDLLDGKAWIAYEFDGEPLDPEHGGPARLLVPHLYFWKSAKWVRGLVMQQHDDPGFWEQNGYHLRGDPWLEERYW from the coding sequence ATGGCCCAGTTCACCCGCGGATTCGGCTCGCGTCGGCGTGACGCCGACCCGGATCTCCCGCCCGGCCAGTACCTCACCACCGACTTCCCCGTCCTCTCCGCGGGCCCCACACCGCGCATTCCGCTTTCGGAATGGTCGTTCTCCATCCGCACCGAGACCGGTGAGACGGCGCGGTGGAGCTGGGACGACTTCACCGCTCTGCCGTCGGAGGAGGTGTCGACCGACATCCACTGCGTCACGCGATGGTCGAAGCTCGGCACCTCGTGGCGGGGCGTCGCCCTCGACACGCTCTTCGAAGACGTCGAGACGAGCTTCGACTACGTCATGGCCCACTCCTACGGCGGGTACACCACGAACGTGCCGCTCGAGGACCTGCTCGACGGCAAGGCCTGGATCGCGTACGAGTTCGACGGTGAGCCGCTCGACCCCGAACACGGAGGCCCCGCCCGCCTCCTGGTACCGCACCTCTACTTCTGGAAGAGCGCCAAGTGGGTGCGGGGCCTCGTCATGCAGCAGCACGACGATCCCGGGTTCTGGGAGCAGAACGGCTATCACCTGCGCGGCGACCCCTGGCTGGAGGAGCGGTACTGGTGA
- a CDS encoding TetR/AcrR family transcriptional regulator has product MSTTPPARPAPRRKDAIEKTRAIERAATDLVLERGYEAVTVDMICELAGVSQRTFFNHFKTKDAALLGVDPPTVDERAAREFIVSTGPLLAGAAQLIRVDPGGLDADPEQLARRIRAIGSNPMLITRQLERIEAVESEVREILVLRLKNQYPDEDPAERERQAGLIVSLVAGLMRYIGRSWAAEAADGRIPDIDPAAIERLLHRVLPKLG; this is encoded by the coding sequence ATGTCGACCACCCCGCCCGCACGACCCGCCCCCCGGCGGAAGGACGCGATCGAGAAGACCCGCGCCATCGAGCGTGCGGCGACGGATCTCGTCCTCGAGCGCGGCTACGAGGCGGTCACGGTCGACATGATCTGCGAGCTCGCCGGAGTGAGCCAGCGCACCTTCTTCAACCATTTCAAGACGAAGGATGCGGCTCTGCTGGGCGTGGATCCGCCGACGGTCGACGAGCGCGCGGCGCGCGAATTCATCGTCTCCACCGGGCCGCTGCTGGCGGGCGCGGCGCAGCTCATCCGGGTCGATCCCGGCGGGCTCGACGCCGACCCCGAGCAGCTGGCCCGGCGCATCCGCGCGATCGGGAGCAACCCGATGCTGATCACCCGCCAGCTGGAGCGTATCGAGGCCGTCGAGTCGGAGGTCCGCGAGATCCTGGTGCTGCGGTTGAAGAACCAGTACCCCGACGAAGACCCCGCGGAGCGCGAGCGCCAGGCGGGGCTCATCGTGTCTCTCGTCGCGGGGCTGATGCGCTACATCGGCCGCAGCTGGGCGGCCGAGGCCGCTGACGGCCGCATCCCCGACATCGATCCCGCCGCGATCGAGAGGCTGCTCCACCGGGTTCTCCCCAAGCTCGGCTGA
- a CDS encoding DUF2071 domain-containing protein yields the protein MTLERGAPPLSRRAVISQRWSDAVFLHWRVEPDAVAPLLPRGVEPDVFDGSAWVGLVPFVLSEFRFLPLPPVPFVGTFREINVRTYGVDAAGRRGVVFRTLEAEHVAPVLAARAIFGLPYRWARIGMRDTGPLIEYRSRRRRLDGRAVGPGTRIAVERDTEAVDTALSRFLTARWGFHETHLGQTIWAANEHVPWPLVEARVRALDDALVSDAGFPRLAGRTPDSVLATPAQHPGFHTRFSRALRV from the coding sequence GTGACCCTCGAGCGCGGTGCCCCGCCGCTGTCGCGGCGCGCCGTCATCTCCCAGCGCTGGAGCGACGCGGTCTTCCTGCACTGGCGGGTCGAGCCCGACGCGGTCGCGCCACTCCTCCCCCGCGGGGTCGAGCCCGACGTCTTCGACGGATCGGCGTGGGTCGGGCTCGTCCCGTTCGTTCTGAGCGAGTTCCGGTTCCTGCCGCTTCCTCCGGTGCCGTTCGTCGGCACGTTCCGCGAGATCAACGTCCGCACCTACGGCGTCGACGCCGCCGGGCGGCGCGGCGTCGTCTTCCGCACCCTCGAGGCCGAGCACGTGGCGCCGGTGCTCGCGGCGCGGGCGATCTTCGGGCTTCCCTACCGGTGGGCGCGGATCGGGATGCGCGACACCGGCCCGCTCATCGAATACCGCTCCCGGCGCCGCCGCCTCGACGGCCGCGCCGTCGGCCCGGGAACCCGCATCGCCGTCGAACGCGACACCGAGGCGGTCGATACCGCGCTGTCGCGCTTCCTCACGGCGCGGTGGGGATTCCACGAGACCCACCTCGGGCAGACGATCTGGGCGGCCAACGAGCACGTGCCGTGGCCGCTCGTCGAGGCGCGGGTGCGCGCGCTCGACGACGCCCTGGTGTCCGACGCCGGATTTCCTCGCCTGGCCGGCCGGACGCCGGATTCCGTGCTGGCGACGCCGGCGCAGCATCCGGGGTTTCACACCCGCTTCAGCCGCGCCCTCCGCGTCTGA
- the purB gene encoding adenylosuccinate lyase produces MPSLPPQPLSPLDGRYRAAVAPLADYLSEAGLNRARVEVEVEWLITLTESSLFGTRPLSPADKDRLRVLYLDFGQTEIDWLAEKEAVTRHDVKAVEYLVRDRLTSLGLDGIAELTHFACTSEDINSTAYALTVKRAVHEVWLPKLREVIAALWHLADEHRDAAMLARTHGQPATPTTMGKELAVFAGRLERVARGIQGSEYLAKFSGATGTWSAHLAADPQVNWPTLSREFIEGLGLDFNPLTTQIESHDWQVELYDRARHAGGILHNLATDVWTYISLGYFAQIPVAGATGSSTMPHKINPIRFENAEANLEIAGGLFATLASTLVTSRLQRDLTDSTTQRNIGVAFGHSLLALDNLLRGLGEISLRRDVLLADLDANWEVLAEAIQTVVRAEIAAGRSQITDPYALLKDLTRGRRVGGPELAEFVRGLDIGDEAKERLLALTPAGYVGLAADLVPPAR; encoded by the coding sequence GTGCCCTCTCTTCCCCCTCAGCCGCTCAGCCCGCTCGACGGGCGCTACCGTGCCGCGGTCGCACCGCTGGCCGACTACCTCTCCGAGGCGGGGCTGAACCGCGCCCGCGTCGAGGTCGAGGTCGAATGGCTGATCACCCTGACCGAATCCTCGCTCTTCGGCACCCGGCCGCTGTCTCCGGCGGACAAGGACCGCCTGCGCGTGCTCTATCTCGACTTCGGGCAGACCGAGATCGACTGGCTCGCCGAGAAGGAGGCGGTCACCCGCCACGACGTCAAGGCCGTCGAATACCTCGTGCGCGATCGCCTGACCTCCCTCGGGCTCGACGGCATCGCCGAGCTCACGCACTTCGCGTGCACGAGCGAGGACATCAACTCCACCGCCTACGCCCTCACCGTCAAGCGCGCGGTGCACGAGGTCTGGCTGCCGAAGCTCCGCGAGGTGATCGCCGCGCTCTGGCATCTGGCCGACGAGCACCGGGATGCCGCGATGCTGGCGCGCACGCATGGACAGCCGGCGACCCCCACGACCATGGGGAAGGAGCTGGCGGTGTTCGCCGGGCGTCTGGAGCGGGTGGCCCGCGGCATCCAGGGGTCTGAGTACCTCGCAAAGTTCTCGGGAGCGACCGGCACGTGGTCGGCGCATCTCGCCGCCGACCCGCAGGTGAACTGGCCGACGCTCTCGCGTGAGTTCATCGAGGGCCTGGGGCTCGACTTCAACCCCCTCACGACCCAGATCGAGTCGCACGACTGGCAGGTCGAGCTCTACGACCGTGCGCGTCACGCCGGCGGCATCCTGCACAATCTCGCGACGGATGTCTGGACCTACATCTCCCTCGGGTACTTCGCGCAGATCCCCGTCGCCGGCGCGACCGGGTCGTCGACCATGCCGCACAAGATCAACCCGATCCGCTTCGAGAACGCCGAGGCGAACCTCGAGATCGCGGGGGGCCTGTTCGCCACGCTCGCCTCGACGCTCGTGACCTCGCGCCTGCAGCGCGACCTCACCGACTCGACCACGCAGCGCAACATCGGTGTGGCCTTCGGCCACTCCCTCCTCGCGCTCGACAACCTGCTGCGCGGTCTCGGCGAGATCTCGCTGCGCCGCGACGTGCTGCTGGCCGATCTCGACGCGAACTGGGAGGTTCTCGCCGAGGCGATCCAGACCGTCGTGCGCGCCGAGATCGCCGCGGGCCGCTCGCAGATCACCGACCCGTACGCACTGCTGAAGGACCTCACCCGCGGGCGCCGCGTCGGCGGGCCCGAGCTGGCGGAGTTCGTGCGCGGCCTCGACATCGGCGACGAGGCGAAGGAGCGGCTGCTCGCCCTCACGCCGGCCGGGTACGTGGGTCTCGCCGCCGACCTCGTGCCGCCCGCGCGCTGA
- a CDS encoding ferredoxin reductase, with amino-acid sequence MRTTGWLAARIAAVRPTTSHARVLTLDVPGWPGNDPGQHLDIRLTAEDGYQAERSYSIASSGPGERVELAVDTVPDGEVSPYLVDVAEVGDVLEVKGPLGAYFVWHESDPDPVQLVAGGSGIVPLLAMARAHDRSESPVPFRLLYSVRSPDDALYRDEILDLAGRSLDLTWAYTRAAPEGWPEPVGRLTPDRVAAATWPPARHPLTFICGPTRFVEAAADAMVATGHDPARVRTERFGG; translated from the coding sequence GTGAGGACGACCGGGTGGCTTGCCGCGCGCATCGCCGCGGTCCGGCCGACCACGAGCCACGCGCGCGTCCTCACCCTCGACGTCCCCGGCTGGCCCGGCAACGATCCGGGCCAGCACCTCGACATCCGCCTCACCGCGGAAGACGGCTACCAGGCCGAGCGGTCGTACTCGATCGCCTCGTCAGGGCCGGGCGAACGCGTCGAACTCGCGGTGGACACTGTGCCCGACGGCGAGGTCTCGCCCTACCTCGTCGACGTGGCCGAGGTCGGCGACGTGCTCGAGGTGAAAGGCCCACTCGGCGCATACTTCGTGTGGCATGAGTCCGACCCCGACCCGGTGCAGCTCGTTGCGGGCGGATCGGGGATCGTGCCCCTCCTCGCGATGGCGCGAGCGCACGACCGGTCGGAAAGCCCCGTGCCCTTCCGCCTGCTCTACTCGGTGCGCAGCCCCGACGACGCCCTCTACCGCGACGAGATCCTCGACCTCGCCGGTCGCTCCCTGGACCTCACGTGGGCGTACACCCGCGCCGCCCCCGAGGGCTGGCCGGAGCCCGTCGGCCGGTTGACGCCCGACCGGGTCGCCGCGGCGACATGGCCGCCCGCGCGGCATCCGCTCACCTTCATCTGCGGACCGACCCGCTTCGTGGAAGCCGCGGCGGACGCGATGGTCGCCACCGGTCATGACCCGGCGCGCGTGCGCACCGAACGATTCGGAGGATGA
- a CDS encoding DUF1016 N-terminal domain-containing protein, with amino-acid sequence MSEDAQTATEDGAVESVAVENTVETLVGQVKAARHTLQRRANAEVIGLYWQIGATILAQENAAEDQDAALEALAHRLRHTYPTMTSLTVEGLRRMRDFAASWPPRGGIVQQPVGQLPWGHVVELLTRLEDQRLREWYAGKAVQHTWSRTELIGHIDAARHEHDTDAPQNFAAALRRVDSALAEQLSADPDTVGFLAVGIDLDRAARLPVAE; translated from the coding sequence ATGAGCGAGGATGCCCAGACCGCGACCGAAGACGGTGCCGTCGAAAGCGTCGCGGTCGAGAACACCGTGGAGACGCTGGTCGGCCAGGTCAAGGCCGCGCGTCACACCCTCCAGCGCCGTGCGAACGCGGAGGTGATCGGCCTGTACTGGCAGATCGGCGCGACGATCCTCGCGCAGGAGAATGCCGCCGAAGACCAGGATGCCGCGCTGGAGGCGCTCGCGCACCGGCTCCGTCACACCTACCCGACCATGACGAGCCTCACGGTCGAGGGCCTTCGTCGCATGCGCGACTTCGCCGCCTCGTGGCCCCCGCGCGGCGGGATCGTCCAGCAGCCGGTCGGACAGCTGCCGTGGGGTCATGTCGTCGAGCTGCTCACCCGCCTCGAAGATCAGCGTCTTCGCGAGTGGTACGCCGGAAAGGCCGTGCAGCACACCTGGAGCCGCACCGAGCTGATCGGCCACATCGACGCGGCCCGGCACGAGCACGACACCGACGCGCCGCAGAACTTCGCCGCGGCGCTGCGTCGCGTCGACTCCGCCCTCGCCGAGCAGCTGAGCGCCGACCCCGACACCGTCGGCTTCCTCGCCGTGGGGATCGACCTCGATCGCGCAGCCCGCCTCCCCGTGGCGGAGTGA
- a CDS encoding DUF6510 family protein, translating to MTMSDDPTRVSHATHPGRDDPHTAHVVDGNAVVGALEDLLAGDLSMLIVECGGCHTAAPLAEWQVEADRDAFIVRCRSCTHTLWTLMRTGDVPSLLIAGGCGLRRAPDDAERHPAG from the coding sequence ATGACGATGTCCGACGACCCCACCCGCGTCTCCCACGCCACACACCCCGGCCGGGACGACCCTCACACGGCGCACGTCGTCGACGGAAACGCCGTAGTAGGCGCCCTGGAGGATCTCCTCGCGGGTGACCTCAGCATGCTGATCGTCGAGTGCGGCGGCTGTCACACCGCGGCGCCGCTCGCGGAATGGCAGGTCGAGGCCGACCGCGACGCGTTCATCGTGCGGTGCCGGTCGTGCACGCACACCCTGTGGACGCTGATGCGCACCGGCGACGTCCCCTCGCTGCTCATCGCCGGAGGTTGCGGTCTGCGCCGTGCGCCTGACGACGCGGAGCGGCATCCGGCCGGGTGA
- a CDS encoding acyl-CoA synthetase has translation MPAAATPRAFRARDLQLARALFAAIVAVMITFSPDHSASIGLSVFSGFAIATGLVFLLAAWLVYPAGARWQAIVMGILSIVAGMAGGIPAWRSEVTFVVIVATWALATGLTEALSSWREARLSRGAPELAAPAREARDGLAVGLITLVLSVALISVPVSYALEYTIDEAGTFTLTGTTIGVGILGGYAAIIAVWLAIAGFSPRPEVDSPSAAPIDDTAAVSSPEDSR, from the coding sequence ATGCCTGCTGCTGCCACGCCCCGCGCCTTCCGTGCGCGCGACCTGCAGCTGGCGCGTGCCCTCTTCGCGGCGATCGTCGCGGTGATGATCACCTTCTCGCCCGATCATTCGGCCTCGATCGGACTGTCGGTCTTCAGCGGATTCGCGATCGCGACCGGTCTGGTCTTCCTCCTCGCCGCCTGGCTCGTGTATCCCGCCGGCGCGCGGTGGCAGGCCATCGTGATGGGCATCCTCAGCATCGTCGCCGGAATGGCGGGAGGCATCCCGGCGTGGCGATCGGAGGTCACGTTCGTGGTCATCGTCGCCACCTGGGCCCTCGCGACCGGACTCACCGAGGCGCTGTCGTCGTGGCGTGAGGCGCGCCTCTCCCGCGGCGCGCCCGAGCTCGCCGCGCCCGCCCGCGAAGCCCGCGACGGTCTGGCCGTGGGCCTCATCACCCTCGTGCTGAGCGTCGCTCTCATCTCGGTGCCGGTGTCGTACGCGCTGGAGTACACCATCGACGAGGCGGGCACCTTCACCCTCACCGGCACGACGATCGGTGTCGGCATCCTGGGCGGCTATGCCGCCATCATCGCGGTCTGGCTGGCGATCGCCGGCTTCTCGCCGCGCCCCGAGGTGGATTCCCCGTCCGCCGCACCCATCGATGACACCGCTGCGGTGTCATCCCCGGAGGATTCCCGATGA
- a CDS encoding sigma-70 family RNA polymerase sigma factor — translation MSADPRRVLEAVWRMEGARIVAAVAKATGDVVLAEDVAQEAIVEALGSWREHGVPDNPGAWLTAVAKRRAVDAWRRRSALDERHRAMAHDLSELAADAWEPIDDDVLRLVFTACHPALSRESQVALSLRVVGGLTTVEIARMLLVPVPTVQARITRAKKTLQAAKVPFETPDPAEWPARLQTVLSVVYLIYTEGYAATSGDRWVRADLADEALRLGRMLAGLMPREADAWALLAVMELQASRFGARTDAGGQPVLLADQDRARWDRAQIARGRAALARADVVGRGRGAYALQAAIAEQHAIAPTFADTDWEQIVVLYEVLGRIAPSPVVDLNHAVAVSMSVGPGTALAMVDRLIAQGALRGSHLIPSVRGELLAQLGRAEEARAELLAAAALTGNEREAEVLRAKAAAVGG, via the coding sequence ATGAGCGCCGATCCGCGCCGCGTGCTGGAGGCCGTGTGGCGCATGGAGGGTGCGCGTATCGTCGCCGCGGTGGCGAAGGCGACCGGCGACGTCGTCCTCGCCGAGGATGTCGCGCAGGAAGCGATCGTCGAGGCCCTGGGCTCGTGGCGCGAGCACGGCGTGCCCGACAACCCGGGTGCGTGGCTGACGGCGGTCGCGAAGCGGCGGGCGGTGGACGCCTGGCGACGCCGGTCGGCGCTCGATGAGCGCCACCGCGCCATGGCGCACGACCTCTCGGAATTGGCCGCGGACGCGTGGGAACCGATCGACGACGATGTGCTGCGGCTTGTGTTCACCGCGTGCCACCCGGCGCTCTCGCGGGAATCGCAGGTCGCCCTCTCCCTGCGGGTCGTCGGAGGGCTCACGACCGTTGAGATCGCGCGGATGCTGCTGGTGCCCGTGCCGACGGTGCAGGCGCGCATCACCCGGGCGAAGAAGACCCTGCAGGCTGCGAAGGTACCGTTCGAGACGCCTGATCCTGCGGAGTGGCCGGCTCGGCTGCAGACCGTTCTGAGCGTGGTGTATCTGATCTACACCGAGGGGTATGCCGCCACGAGCGGTGACCGGTGGGTGCGCGCCGACCTGGCCGACGAGGCGTTGCGGCTCGGTCGCATGCTCGCCGGGTTGATGCCGCGCGAGGCCGACGCGTGGGCCCTGCTGGCAGTGATGGAGCTCCAGGCCTCACGGTTCGGGGCGCGGACGGATGCCGGGGGGCAGCCCGTGCTGCTGGCGGATCAGGACCGCGCCCGGTGGGACCGGGCCCAGATCGCGCGGGGGCGCGCCGCGCTCGCGCGAGCCGACGTCGTCGGGCGCGGGCGGGGCGCGTACGCGTTGCAGGCGGCGATCGCCGAGCAGCACGCGATCGCCCCGACCTTCGCCGACACCGACTGGGAGCAGATCGTCGTGCTGTACGAGGTGCTGGGCCGGATCGCCCCGAGCCCGGTGGTCGACCTCAACCACGCGGTCGCCGTCTCGATGTCCGTCGGACCGGGCACGGCGCTGGCGATGGTCGACCGGCTAATCGCGCAGGGCGCGCTGCGCGGCTCGCACCTCATCCCGAGTGTGCGCGGCGAGCTGCTCGCTCAGCTCGGCCGGGCGGAGGAGGCCCGCGCCGAGCTCCTGGCCGCGGCGGCGCTGACAGGCAACGAGCGCGAGGCCGAGGTGCTGCGGGCGAAGGCCGCCGCGGTCGGTGGGTGA
- a CDS encoding DUF4239 domain-containing protein — protein sequence MWLYQLPVGVALPGFVILFVAASLLIVIALRRWVPGDKKQMREWDRILAYVMATFGVLYGVTLALIAAASYENYRGVEEIVRDEASAVAVLYRDTAGFPEPERGELQALIVSYVDHVREVDWEAQREGRIPSQSVAEVAAIEDVLFSFEPEGEGEANVHAAAIWSFNEFMSARSARIGVIGLELPGILWFVLYSGAAITAVLIGMIQMGRLRTHLVMAAVLASYVAIVIFTIASFDHPYMGPVAVDTEYFEEVQEWLFDRAD from the coding sequence ATGTGGCTCTACCAGCTGCCGGTCGGGGTCGCGCTGCCCGGTTTCGTCATCCTCTTCGTCGCGGCGTCGCTGCTGATCGTCATCGCGCTGCGTCGCTGGGTGCCGGGCGACAAGAAGCAGATGCGCGAGTGGGACCGGATCCTCGCCTACGTGATGGCGACCTTCGGCGTGCTCTACGGCGTGACCCTCGCGCTCATCGCCGCCGCCTCGTACGAGAACTATCGCGGTGTCGAGGAGATCGTGAGGGATGAGGCATCGGCGGTCGCGGTGCTCTATCGCGACACGGCCGGATTCCCCGAGCCTGAGCGAGGCGAGCTCCAGGCGCTGATCGTCTCCTACGTCGACCACGTCCGGGAGGTGGATTGGGAGGCGCAGCGCGAGGGACGGATCCCCTCGCAGTCTGTGGCGGAGGTCGCCGCGATCGAAGATGTTCTGTTCTCGTTCGAGCCCGAGGGTGAGGGGGAGGCGAACGTCCATGCGGCGGCGATCTGGTCGTTCAACGAGTTCATGTCGGCGCGCAGCGCGCGGATCGGGGTGATCGGGCTAGAGCTGCCCGGCATCCTGTGGTTCGTCCTGTACTCGGGCGCGGCGATCACGGCGGTGCTCATCGGGATGATCCAGATGGGACGGCTGCGTACTCACCTCGTCATGGCGGCGGTGCTCGCCTCGTACGTGGCCATCGTCATCTTCACCATCGCGAGCTTCGATCACCCGTACATGGGTCCGGTCGCGGTCGACACGGAGTACTTCGAGGAGGTGCAGGAGTGGCTCTTCGACCGCGCGGATTGA
- a CDS encoding amino acid transporter, whose translation MTDKLTRRDLLKPVQLLGLAFGAALFAGFVTLMSMGFFQQGGGEQASRALVVAGIVAGVTFIVTLLILSLLLLAVDPATVQKPMDRPVLYDDPADAPDAPTGGSTTP comes from the coding sequence ATGACCGACAAGCTCACCCGACGCGATCTGCTCAAGCCCGTTCAGCTGCTGGGCCTCGCCTTCGGGGCCGCGCTCTTCGCGGGATTCGTCACCCTCATGTCGATGGGGTTCTTCCAGCAGGGCGGCGGCGAGCAGGCCTCACGAGCGCTCGTGGTCGCCGGCATCGTCGCGGGTGTGACGTTCATCGTCACCCTCCTCATCCTCTCGCTGCTGCTCCTTGCCGTCGACCCCGCCACCGTGCAGAAGCCGATGGATCGCCCGGTGCTCTACGACGACCCCGCCGACGCGCCCGACGCACCCACCGGCGGGTCGACCACCCCGTAG
- a CDS encoding YciI family protein, giving the protein MAKYMLIMRNSGSVENYEDMDFEAIINAMGAYNESMMKAGVLLGGDGLTDAAQGSVVEFTGEAPIVTDGPYGEVHELFNGFWTIQVGSQEEAVEWAKKAPLGPGNKIEVRRMTDESDFADYADNEYIQKEKGWREELGTE; this is encoded by the coding sequence ATGGCCAAGTACATGCTCATCATGCGCAACAGCGGTTCGGTGGAGAACTACGAAGACATGGACTTCGAGGCGATCATCAACGCGATGGGCGCCTACAACGAGTCGATGATGAAGGCCGGGGTGCTTCTCGGCGGCGACGGTCTGACCGATGCGGCGCAGGGGTCGGTGGTGGAGTTCACCGGCGAAGCGCCCATCGTGACCGACGGGCCCTACGGCGAGGTGCACGAGCTTTTCAACGGCTTCTGGACGATCCAGGTCGGGTCGCAGGAGGAGGCCGTCGAGTGGGCGAAGAAGGCCCCCCTCGGCCCCGGCAACAAGATCGAGGTGCGCCGGATGACCGACGAGTCCGACTTCGCGGACTATGCCGACAACGAGTACATCCAGAAGGAGAAGGGCTGGCGCGAGGAGCTCGGCACCGAATGA